The Phycisphaeraceae bacterium genome segment GCATGGCCGCGGCGTTCTGCGGGGTGAGCGGCGGCTACAGCGCCAACATCTTCATCGGCACCGTCGATCCCCTGCTGGCGGGCATCACCGAGGAAGCCGCGCGGCTGATCGACCCGGGCTACGAAGTCCACCCCGCCGTCAATTGGTATTTCATGTCCGCCAGCACGTTCCTGGTCACGGCCATCGGCTGGTTCATCACCGCCCGCATCGTCGAGCCCCGTCTGGGGAAGTACAACCCGGCGGACGCGGACGACGCCGACGGTCCGCCCCCCAGCGCCGCCATGAACACCGTAACTGCGCGGGAGAGGAAGGGCCTGCTCGCCGCCGGGCTGGCCGCGCTCATCGTCGCGCTGGGCTTCGTGGTGCTGGCCGGTCCGCGCGTGGCGTGGCTCGACTGGGCGTCCTTCCTGCCCGGCTGGGGCGTGCTGCGCGACCCGGACGGCTCGCTCACCGGACCGGACTCCTTCCGCCCCATGCTGCGCAGCGTGGTGACGATGATCCTGATCTTCTTCGTGATCCCTGGCTTCGTGTACGGCCGGGTCGTGGGCACGATGAAGTCCGACCGCGACATCATCGACGCCATGGCCGGGGCCATGCGCTCGATGGGGCTGTACATCGTGCTGGTGTTCTTCGCCGCCCAGTTCGTGGCGTTCTTCAACTACTCCGGGCTGGGGCAGATCCTGGCCGTGGTGGGCGCGGACTGGCTGGTGGCGATGAAACTCGACAACCCGCTGGTGTTCATTCCCTTCATCCTGATGTGCTGCTTCGTGAACCTGATGATCGGCTCCGCCAGCGCCCAGTGGGCGGTGACGGCGCCCATCTTCGTGCCCATGCTCATGACCGTGGGCTACAGCCCGGAGGTGATCCAGGCCGCCTACCGCATCGGCGACAGCACCACCAACATCGTCACGCCCATGATGTCCTACTTCGGGCTGATCCTGGCGGTGGCGGTGCGCTACCAGAAGAACCTGGGCATCGGCACCATGATCGCCACCATGCTGCCCTACTCGATCGCGCTCATCATCGGCTGGACCGCCCTGTTCTACGTATGGGTGTTCCTGCTGGGTCTGCCGGTGGGCCCGGGGGCGCCCACGTATTACCCGGCGGGGTGATCGGCCTGGTGATTTGACAACCTGGCGTGACCGGGGTGGCGATCGAGACGAGTTCTCTCGTCGCATGACACGATCCGACGCCCGGCAGGATTCGCCTCACCGGCGGAGGTCTCCGCGGCTTCCTCACGACAACCGGCGGCGGACGATGAACATCACCGTCAGCCCCGCGGCGCCGAACAGGGCCGCCAGCAGAAACGCCGTCGCGTCGTGGCCCGCCTGCAGCAGCAGCCCGACGTACACGCTCGACGCCATGTCGCCCACCGCGTTGCCGCAGGCGAGGATGCCGAAGCCAAGACTGCGCAGATGCCGCGGCAGCAGTTCCGCCGCCACCGCCTTCTCCAGCGTCTCCTCGATCGAGATATAGACGCCCGAGAGCACGATGGCGACCACCACCATCGCGATCGATCCGCTTCCGACCGCCAGCAGCAGGTTCACCACCACGCCCAGCCCGTACCCCGCCGCCAGCACGCCCCGCTTCGAGCGCCGGTCGCCGACGTGTCCCGCCGGATACGCCGCCAGCGCCGCCACCAGGTTGTGACCCGCGTACAACAGCACCGCCATCGACAGCACGCCTCCCGTGGAAAAGTCCGCTCCCATGGATCGCGCCGCGATCCAGATCAGGAACGTGCGCGAGAAGTCGCCCATGCCGAACAGCACCACCACGATCAGGAACAGCCAGAACGCCCGCGGAAAGCCCGGCCAGC includes the following:
- a CDS encoding AbgT family transporter, whose translation is MTSPADGTTASPAPRPPRGGFIARFLTLVEWLGNLLPHPVTLFALCAVAVAIISAITTYFGVSVADPRPAAADGAMLTTTNLLNADGIRWIAQNLVHNFVSFVPLGTVLVALLGVGVAEKSGLLSAAIRALILAAPPQLVTLVVVFAGVISNTASEMGYVVLIPLAMAVFAGLGRHPLAGMAAAFCGVSGGYSANIFIGTVDPLLAGITEEAARLIDPGYEVHPAVNWYFMSASTFLVTAIGWFITARIVEPRLGKYNPADADDADGPPPSAAMNTVTARERKGLLAAGLAALIVALGFVVLAGPRVAWLDWASFLPGWGVLRDPDGSLTGPDSFRPMLRSVVTMILIFFVIPGFVYGRVVGTMKSDRDIIDAMAGAMRSMGLYIVLVFFAAQFVAFFNYSGLGQILAVVGADWLVAMKLDNPLVFIPFILMCCFVNLMIGSASAQWAVTAPIFVPMLMTVGYSPEVIQAAYRIGDSTTNIVTPMMSYFGLILAVAVRYQKNLGIGTMIATMLPYSIALIIGWTALFYVWVFLLGLPVGPGAPTYYPAG